From one Rhodothermales bacterium genomic stretch:
- a CDS encoding DUF4252 domain-containing protein: MKRNMLIAGIVSLVMASAASGQTNLRSEPGYVDLEAMESWFGEEPYLFVNVKGALLNLVAEASRFEDPDLADLLHRLKAVQVRGYKSDRSDAKAIRSRASNFARELEKKGWETAVRVRDDDEHVELFMKSDGDVIAGLMIVVAKDDDDETVFVNIVGDIDPAQIGRLGRKFDIDELERDW, encoded by the coding sequence ATGAAACGAAATATGTTGATCGCTGGAATCGTCAGCCTCGTGATGGCGTCTGCCGCGAGCGGGCAGACGAACCTTCGCAGCGAACCGGGCTACGTAGACCTCGAAGCGATGGAATCGTGGTTTGGCGAGGAGCCCTATCTGTTCGTCAATGTGAAAGGTGCGTTGCTGAACCTGGTGGCGGAGGCGTCAAGGTTCGAGGATCCGGATCTGGCGGACCTGCTTCACAGGCTCAAAGCGGTACAGGTTCGCGGTTACAAGAGCGACCGCTCGGATGCGAAGGCGATACGTAGTCGGGCTTCGAATTTCGCCAGGGAACTTGAAAAAAAGGGGTGGGAGACGGCTGTTCGCGTTCGCGATGACGATGAACATGTGGAGCTATTCATGAAATCAGACGGCGACGTCATCGCTGGTCTCATGATCGTCGTGGCAAAGGATGATGACGACGAGACCGTGTTCGTGAACATCGTAGGTGACATTGACCCTGCACAGATCGGACGACTGGGGCGTAAGTTTGACATCGACGAACTGGAACGAGACTGGTAA
- a CDS encoding sigma-70 family RNA polymerase sigma factor codes for MVGESRDRLFGYALYFLANREEAEDVVQDVYLRLWQHRQEIDGSRVNGWLVSVSRNLCRDRLRRRKVRSSVNVDTEALSEIAGDGQQPDAGASAALFNEALKRALSRLPDPQKSIVILREIQGMSYREIGDALELPMTSVKVYLHRGRRALRNELTKVLHREAV; via the coding sequence GTGGTAGGCGAATCGCGCGACCGGCTGTTCGGTTACGCGCTCTACTTCCTTGCGAACAGGGAAGAAGCGGAGGACGTGGTGCAGGACGTGTACTTGAGGCTCTGGCAACATCGGCAGGAAATCGACGGCTCGCGGGTCAATGGATGGCTCGTCAGCGTTTCGAGAAACCTGTGTCGAGACCGGCTTCGGCGCCGGAAGGTGCGGTCGTCTGTCAACGTTGACACGGAGGCCCTTTCGGAGATAGCCGGTGACGGTCAGCAGCCGGATGCCGGTGCGTCGGCGGCCTTGTTTAACGAGGCGCTGAAGCGTGCACTCTCGCGACTTCCTGATCCGCAGAAGAGCATCGTGATTCTCCGGGAAATCCAGGGAATGAGCTATCGGGAAATTGGCGATGCGCTCGAGCTGCCCATGACATCGGTCAAGGTGTACCTACACCGCGGACGCCGGGCGCTTCGAAATGAACTCACGAAGGTGCTGCATCGTGAAGCAGTCTGA